CTCCTCGTGTAGTCAACACTTCGAAGTATGACCTTGAGTCGAAGTTGAGTTAGGATGATGACTGTATGTGCTTGAaaataatggggaagctttcTTATACCATGCACCACTGCCAGGATAGCCTTCTCCAGCGGTAGATAGCGAATTTCGacctcatgtagtgatttgctcacataatCGACTGGCCATTGTACTCCATTATCGACCCATATCAATACCAAACTCACAGCGTGGGGGGCCACCGCAATATAAGAAAACAAGACTTCGTCTGTCTTAGGACTGGACATAATAGGCGGCCAAGATAGGTATTGTTTAAGTAGCTGAAATGCCAAAGCATATTCTTCaatccattcaaatcctttccatttattCATCAATAGGAAGAAAGGTCTACACCTATCTACGGATTGAGAAATAAATCGGTTTAAAGCAGCAATCATTTTGGTTAATTTCTGaacttctttgggattccgaggtggtTGTAATTCATTTATCGCCTTAACCTGATCGGGATTAACTTCAATCCCCCGGTGGGTTACCATGTAGCGCAAGAATTTTCCTAATCCCATACCAAAagaacatttggaggcattaAGGCGCAACTTGTGTCTTCTCAGTATTTCAAAAATGCTTTTGAGGTATCCCACATGCTCAGACACCACTTTGCTCTTCACTACCATGTTgtctatatagacttcaataTTCTTACCCAATTAAGGTTCAAACATCTTAGTAATCATCCTTTGATAGATGGATCCTGCATTTTTCAagccaaaaggcattaccttgtagtgGTAGTTTCCAGTGGGAGTAACAAACGcttttttttcctggtcttcTAGCACTAACggtatttgatggtatccttgaaaggcatctaaaaaactcatccgaggatggcctacaGTAACATCTACCAGCTGGTCTATCAGAGTCATAGAAAAGGAATCTTTCGGACAAGCCCTGTTTAAATCCGTAAAATCTACACATACTCGCTATTTTTCGCTCTTTTTCCTTACTACCACAGTATTGGCTAGCCATTCAGGATAGAAAACCTCTTTAACAGCCCCAGCCTGTTTAAGTTTTGTTACCTCGTCTTTGACAGCATCAAAATGTTCTCTGGACGAGCACCGAGGGGGTTGTTTTTTGGGGGTAATAGATGGATTGGCATTCAAATGGTGACAAATGAAACTTGGGTCCACCCCCGGGGTATCATAAGTGTCCCACGCGAATACATCTACATTTTTTCTCAGGAATTCGATTAGCTTTTGTCTCTCTTGGGGAGGAAGCtgagagccgacctgaaagaacttctctgGATCACTACCAACTGCAACCTTTTCCAGATCTTTGCATTTCACTTCCTCGGTTGTTTCATTTTTGGATAGCATTGGAGTTCTTGATTATTATGAGTTCGTTTCAGCAGAGGCCAAGGACTCCGCACTAGGCCTATGCAAGATGGCAACCACCATGCACTGCCTAGCTATGGATTGATTCCCTACAATCTCTTTAACTTGACCATTCGACAGATACTTCACCTTCTAGTGAAGGGTAAAAGAAACGGCTTCTAAAGCATGAAACCAAGGCCTGGCCACAATAGCCGTATAAGGTAAATAAGCATCCACCACGATGAAGTCTACTTCCACCACATCCGAACCGGTTTGTATGGGCAATCTAATCTGACCTCTTGAAGCAAATGTCTTCCCTTTGAATCTTACTAGTGGGGAATCATACACTGTTAGGTTCTCAGGtttcaaattcagccccttgtacaagTCAGGGTAAATTACCTCGACAACGCTTCCCTAATTTACCTACACTATTTTCATATCGTAACCCCCTATCTTGAGTGTGACCACCAAATCATCATCatgaggttggatggttccgATCTTATCATCAGCCAAGAAACCCAGGACTAGTGGGGCCTCTAGTCTGGCTCTTTTTGGTTTCGAATTGTTGTCTTCTGTCGGTAACTGAGCCACGGACATCACTCTGGAGGGACAGGAACTGGTCCTACCGGGGGCAGCGAAGATGACATTGATCGTTCCCAGAGGAGGTCTTGAAGAAGAATCCCTTCATGGATCCGAACTAGTCTGCCCCACTTGGCCACTAGAATGGTGCAGCAATTGCTTCAATTTCCCTTCTCGGACTAGCTGGTCCAAATGGTCCCACAAATTCTTGCAGTCTTCTATAGTGTGTCCCTAgtcctgatgatattggcaataaagGCTCTGGTTGCACCTTGAGGGGTTTTCAGCCATCTTattcggccatttgaagaatgactcgttcttaatcttctctagaACCTGATGCACCGGTTCTCAGAATACTGCATTAACAGTCTGGGTGTTGGTAGACCCTGATTGCCCAGCAAAATATCTTCGGGCCGGTTGTTATTGAATCGGTCTGACCTGAAATCCCTTCTCTCCTGAAGGATAACCTTAGTCTTTCCTTTACCCAGTTGTTGATCTTCCtcaacccttttatacttgtcaatACGGTCCACAAGCTGGCGCAAGTTAATGACTGGTTTTCCTGTCAGGGACTTCCTTAAACCATGCTCGACTAGAAGGCCACTCTTGAAGGTACTGATGGCGACATCCTCGAAATCACCCTCTATCTCATTGTATATCTCCCAATATCGGACCGAATATGTTTTCAAGGTCTCCCCTTCTCGCATGAACAAATACAATAGAGAGTCTAAGGGCCGAGGGACCCTGGTACACGTGATAAAGCGGGAGCCGAACGCTTGAGTGAGTTCCTTGAAGGAATTTATTGAACCTGTCCTCAAGCCGTCAAACCATTTCATCGTTACGGGTCCTAAGCTGGAtgggaacaccttgcacatcaaggttTCGTCTTTGGAATAAATAGCCATTCTTTGATTGAAATGACTCACATGCTCCACCGGGTCTGTTCGCCTATTGTAGATGGTGAATGTTGGCTGGTGGAAACGCCGAGGAGGAGCTACCCTTTCAATCCTACGAGTGAATGGCAACTTGGCAATCCGGTTCAAAGCTCTGCTCATCGCATCATTTCCTAGTCCTCTGTGTATGGGGCTTTTGCGTCGGCATTCACTACGATTCTCCTCTTCATATGAGAAGGATTCGCTAGAAGGAGTCCTTGATCTACGTTGATAACCGCTATCTTTCTCATCATCGGAAGAGGAATCAGACGAGGTGGGAGTTCGTTTTCATTGTGCATGGCGTAATTTCTTCTTCAACTGGTCGATTTCTCTTTGCATGTCTTTATTGTGTTGTTCTTTAGAGACGTGGCTCCCAACTTGAGAATGGCTTTTGCTCGTGTGCGTAACGTGCACGCTGCCCTCCCGGTCTCCCCTACGCTCAAGGCTGGCGAAAGGATTTTCACGTTGAGATGCTATGGATTCCTCCTGATGTGAGCCTGAATTTGCCATAGTTGACCGTTGCTTTCTCTATcgcacaagttcttcccacagacagtgccaattgtagggtctcGATTTATGACCTAAATCCAAAGTATATGGAATCTCGGCCCAATgagtccaatacaataaatttatagagagtgggtcaaagaactaggccctaatgatTTGAACAATGGCTAATATAGAGTTTAAATGATAATCAGGCACAAACAAGAGGTATTGATATCAATCGACTTTCAGTCTGAGGAGACcgtaattatatataatgatcACAGTTGAATACAAAAACAATTTGGATTATTATAatgttctctttctctttttttttaccacccCTCTTCTATGAAGAGTCTTTCACCTTATATATCCTCCTTTGGATCATCTTCACcctccacctgttgatcatccgAACCCTTACTTGAGtccctgtcccatcagacaccctctctggttttttgtgagttgtagtagttaaggtagtactgttcagaggtcttctccacataaatgcggccagaaaagtagctgcagtgcatttaatgcggtagtggcaactttcccttagatatttttgggtttccttccttctcgtatgttcatgaagTATGTCTCTTTTATTGGAGCTTTCTGGGGGATTAGGCTGACAGACGGAGTATATGTTATGAACTATATTCAACATATCATCCTCGGATAACCTCTCACTTGTTCCCCATCTTTAAGACTTTAATTGGGAACGTTTGAACAGCTACTTGCTCCTTCTCGAACTTATTAATGTTCTCGgataaggcccaaggcccaatatactaTTTTTGGCCCTGATCCCTACACATTACATAaagtttattaaattaaataaataaataaaaactttttataacaCATGCACTATTTAACctataaattttacattatattcttataaataattatattatattttacgGTGCATTGTGTGGATGTTCGACAAGTTCTGATAAAGTGAGTATTGAGCATGGACTAAATGGACAAATATTAAAACTTAAGGATTACTTTGACAATTAAAGttaaaatcaagaaactaaattgaattttatccTTGAAAAAATGGTATGATGCAAAGTtactgtacggcaccgagctcccaaagcccatactggccttgggcccagacccatctaggccccgggcccaagcccataccggccttgggcgcaggcccagcagaaagttccagttaccttatgcccttcttgaaactgccttagagccaaaaacaagttttgggtattaagttcccggggttgaccggttaatatttcccggtagagcgcatgagtcaatacccgggaaggtcatgatatgcacgggaacgtgagttgccgaacacaatcggtgaaaatggagccaagttccaagatcataaatgctgcaccgccctttcacctaaataaccactttaaccagataatactggaccttcaatagcactaacggtgaatgtaatcatgatctccccactaaccttggctataaatagaggaaagttgggagaagaaggggttcagaaaaattgagagaaaacagtcaaggagagagcatttcaactgagtgttgctttgagtctctctgccgagaacgacccattg
The sequence above is drawn from the Quercus robur chromosome 7, dhQueRobu3.1, whole genome shotgun sequence genome and encodes:
- the LOC126690782 gene encoding uncharacterized protein LOC126690782, yielding MSRALNRIAKLPFTRRIERVAPPRRFHQPTFTIYNRRTDPVEHVSHFNQRMAIYSKDETLMCKVFPSSLGPVTMKWFDGLRTGSINSFKELTQAFGSRFITCTRVPRPLDSLLYLFMREGETLKTYSVRYWEIYNEIEGDFEDVAISTFKSGLLVEHGLRKSLTGKPVINLRQLVDRIDKYKRVEEDQQLGKGKTKVILQERRDFRSDRFNNNRPEDILLGNQGLPTPRLLMQYSENRCIRF